In Symphalangus syndactylus isolate Jambi chromosome 14, NHGRI_mSymSyn1-v2.1_pri, whole genome shotgun sequence, one DNA window encodes the following:
- the LOC129461590 gene encoding vesicle transport through interaction with t-SNAREs homolog 1B-like, whose amino-acid sequence MAFSAASSEHFEKLHEIFRGLHEDLQGVPERLLGTAETEEKKKLIRDFDEKQQEANETLAEMEEELRYAPLSFRNPIISKLRNYRKDLAKLHREVRSTPLTATTGGRGDMKYGIYAVENEHMNRLQSQRAMLLQGTGSLNRATQSIERSHRIATETDQIGSEIIEELGEQRDQLERTKSRLVNTSESLSKSRKILRSVSRKVTTNKLLLSIIILPELAIPEGLVYYKFVRSH is encoded by the coding sequence ATGGCCTTCTCCGCTGCCTCCTCGGAGCATTTCGAGAAGCTGCACGAGATCTTCCGCGGCCTCCATGAAGACCTACAAGGGGTGCCCGAGCGGCTGCTAGGGACGGCGGAGACcgaagagaagaagaaattgaTCAGGGATTTTGATGAAAAGCAACAGGAAGCAAATGAAACGCTGGCAGAGATGGAAGAGGAGCTACGTTATGCACCCCTGTCTTTCCGAAACCCCATAATATCTAAGCTTCGAAACTACCGGAAGGACCTTGCTAAACTCCATCGGGAGGTGAGAAGCACACCTTTGACAGCCACAACTGGAGGCCGAGGAGACATGAAATATGGCATATATGCTGTAGAGAATGAGCATATGAATCGGCTACAGTCTCAAAGGGCAATGCTTCTGCAAGGGACTGGAAGCCTGAACCGGGCCACCCAAAGTATTGAACGTTCTCATCGGATTGCCACAGAGACTGACCAGATTGGCTCAGAAATCATAGAAGAGCTGGGGGAACAACGAGACCAGTTAGAACGTACCAAGAGTAGACTGGTAAACACAAGTGAAAGCTTGAGCAAAAGTCGAAAGATTCTCCGTTCAGTGTCCAGAAAAGTGACGACCAACAAGCTGCTGCTTTCCATTATCATCTTACCGGAGCTCGCCATCCCGGAAGGCCTGGTTTACTACAAATTCGTTCGCAGCCATTGA